A genomic region of Thermodesulfovibrio aggregans contains the following coding sequences:
- the hemA gene encoding glutamyl-tRNA reductase, which translates to MNLIVLGLNHKTAPVEIREKLAFDTQESIREGLKKLTQTEGIKEAVIVSTCNRVEVYVCTNGENEKIIKSLKQFLSEFHNIPIKDFENHLYIFNNKDAVIHLFKVASSLDSMIIGEPQITGQVKDSFEIALSERATSLILNHLMNRALFTAKRVRNETRIGENPVSVSYAAVGLIKKVFDDLSKKSILLVGAGEMAELAMRHLIGSGIKNVYVTNRTYERAKELAKEFNGIAVSFENLKEQIAKSDIVICSTGAPNYVITEQMVKEVMPLRKHKPLFLIDISVPRNIDPLCNELDNVYLYNIDDLQDVVDSNILERKKEAEKALNIIEEETEKFFQWLNSLQSVPVIVSIRNKAEQVRQEELEKFKSRFKELPPEVIASVDYLTQSIINKIMHSPTIALKNNCDNKEILIFAARRLFGIDSEEE; encoded by the coding sequence ATGAACCTTATAGTTTTAGGACTAAATCATAAAACAGCGCCAGTTGAGATTAGAGAGAAACTTGCATTTGATACCCAGGAAAGTATCAGAGAAGGTTTGAAAAAATTAACCCAAACTGAAGGGATTAAGGAAGCTGTGATTGTGTCAACATGTAATAGAGTTGAAGTTTATGTTTGCACAAACGGAGAAAATGAAAAAATTATAAAAAGTTTAAAACAATTTCTTTCAGAATTCCACAATATACCAATAAAAGATTTTGAAAACCATCTTTATATTTTCAATAATAAAGATGCGGTAATCCATCTTTTTAAGGTTGCATCAAGCCTTGACTCAATGATTATAGGAGAACCTCAGATTACAGGACAGGTTAAAGATTCCTTTGAAATAGCCCTTTCTGAGAGAGCAACCTCACTTATACTTAATCATCTCATGAACAGAGCTCTCTTTACAGCTAAAAGAGTGAGAAATGAAACCCGCATTGGTGAAAACCCTGTATCTGTTAGTTATGCAGCAGTAGGACTTATTAAAAAGGTTTTTGACGATCTTTCAAAGAAATCAATTCTTCTTGTTGGTGCAGGTGAGATGGCAGAGCTTGCAATGCGTCATCTCATAGGAAGTGGAATAAAGAATGTCTATGTTACAAACAGAACATATGAGCGTGCAAAAGAGCTTGCAAAAGAGTTTAATGGCATAGCAGTCTCCTTTGAAAATCTCAAAGAACAGATTGCAAAATCTGATATTGTCATATGTTCAACAGGTGCTCCCAACTATGTAATAACAGAGCAGATGGTTAAAGAGGTTATGCCTTTAAGGAAACATAAACCTTTATTCTTGATTGACATATCAGTGCCAAGAAATATTGATCCACTGTGTAATGAGCTTGACAATGTCTATCTCTATAACATAGATGACCTTCAGGATGTGGTGGACTCTAACATTCTTGAAAGAAAAAAGGAGGCTGAGAAGGCTTTAAATATCATAGAGGAAGAAACGGAAAAATTCTTTCAGTGGCTTAATTCACTTCAAAGTGTGCCTGTTATTGTTTCAATTAGAAATAAGGCTGAACAGGTAAGGCAGGAAGAGCTTGAAAAATTCAAATCCCGTTTCAAAGAACTTCCACCAGAGGTTATAGCTTCTGTAGATTATCTCACTCAAAGCATCATAAATAAGATAATGCATTCTCCAACAATAGCTTTGAAGAATAACTGTGACAACAAAGAAATCCTTATTTTTGCAGCAAGGAGGTTGTTTGGAATTGACAGTGAAGAGGAATAA
- the hemC gene encoding hydroxymethylbilane synthase, with protein MKRNKIVIGTRGSKLALWQANWVKQKLETLYPELKIEIEKIKTTGDKIIDAPLAKIGGKGLFVKEIEEALLSERVDLAVHSMKDVPTEIPAGLHISAICEREDPRDAFISIDGKSLKELPHGASVGTSSLRRMIQLKALRDDLEIKPLRGNVDTRLRKLKEGQFHAIVLAMAGLKRMGFENMVTELMPEDLMIPAIGQGAIGIETRVDDDFINEIIKPLNHEETAICVLSERAFLSVMGGGCQVPLACHAKIIKSDGASFIKILAMIGDPEGKIPAIRGFREGSISQAQMLGAELAEELLERGGNKIVEKVYSETK; from the coding sequence GTGAAGAGGAATAAGATAGTTATCGGAACAAGAGGAAGCAAACTTGCACTATGGCAGGCAAACTGGGTCAAACAAAAGCTTGAAACTCTTTATCCAGAGTTAAAGATTGAGATAGAAAAAATTAAAACAACAGGAGACAAAATTATTGATGCACCACTGGCAAAGATTGGTGGTAAGGGTTTGTTTGTAAAGGAGATTGAAGAGGCATTGCTTTCAGAAAGAGTTGACCTTGCAGTTCACAGCATGAAAGATGTTCCCACTGAGATTCCTGCGGGATTACACATTTCAGCAATATGTGAAAGAGAAGACCCAAGAGATGCCTTTATAAGCATTGATGGAAAGTCTTTAAAAGAGCTTCCCCATGGAGCTTCTGTTGGAACAAGTAGCTTAAGAAGAATGATTCAGCTTAAAGCATTAAGAGATGATCTGGAGATTAAACCTCTTAGAGGAAATGTTGATACCCGACTAAGAAAGCTTAAAGAAGGGCAGTTTCATGCAATTGTCCTTGCAATGGCTGGTTTAAAAAGGATGGGTTTTGAAAACATGGTTACAGAACTCATGCCCGAGGATTTAATGATTCCGGCAATAGGTCAGGGAGCAATCGGTATTGAAACAAGAGTTGATGATGACTTTATAAACGAAATAATAAAACCATTGAACCATGAGGAAACAGCCATCTGTGTTTTATCAGAAAGGGCTTTTTTATCGGTAATGGGCGGAGGATGTCAGGTTCCTCTTGCCTGTCATGCAAAGATTATAAAAAGTGACGGAGCAAGTTTTATAAAAATATTAGCCATGATAGGAGACCCTGAAGGTAAAATTCCTGCAATACGAGGTTTCCGTGAAGGAAGCATATCTCAGGCTCAAATGCTTGGTGCAGAACTTGCAGAAGAGCTACTTGAAAGAGGTGGGAATAAAATAGTTGAAAAGGTCTATTCAGAGACTAAATAA
- a CDS encoding nucleotidyltransferase family protein: MKFKYSVELWEKLLQEKYLEREKTRLRVLESTIKILKEYFKDKKLGSLYLTGSILKEGFFYEFSDIDIAVEEFKEDYFRTVCELDEILPYKVDLIEVEKCPFREKLLQDSIKIL, translated from the coding sequence ATGAAATTTAAATACTCTGTTGAACTCTGGGAAAAACTTTTACAGGAAAAGTATCTGGAAAGAGAAAAAACAAGACTTAGAGTTCTTGAGTCAACAATTAAAATACTTAAGGAATACTTTAAGGACAAAAAGCTTGGTTCTCTATATCTGACAGGTTCTATACTTAAAGAAGGTTTTTTTTACGAATTTTCTGACATAGATATTGCAGTGGAGGAGTTTAAAGAAGACTATTTCAGAACAGTTTGTGAACTCGATGAAATTCTTCCGTATAAAGTTGATTTAATTGAAGTTGAAAAGTGTCCTTTCAGAGAGAAACTGTTACAGGATAGTATAAAAATACTATGA
- the cobA gene encoding uroporphyrinogen-III C-methyltransferase, with protein MNKGKVFLVGAGPGDAGLITLKGIRAIKEADCIVYDFHVNPRLLTYARKDAEFIYAGKRGGHHEMTQDEINRVLVEKAKEGKTVCRLKGGDPFVFGRGGEEVEVLVEEGIDFEIVPGISSVIAVPAYAGIPVTHRKVASAFTVITGNEDLSKQERIFTHIRASNQAETMIFLMCVRNLDIITNKLIDEGLSPQTPSAIIRWGTRPEQKVITGTIKEIASLAREHKISPPAILVIGDVVKLREKLNWYEKKPLHGQRILITRQLTDEYLKLEDFGAELFVFPTIDFLPPQDFTELDRAINEIELYNFIVFPSPRAVKFFFERFLTLGRDMRDLKGVSVCAIGRETARSLRDFGINADIVPEEFNSESLTKMFKEEILRFAHADKIRILYPRSDIAIKGFVDEMQASGIEIDAPVTYRTVKPTEHGKRLARFLREGKITIATFTSPSSFLNLIDILKDEVKELLKEVTIAAIGKTTAKAIEDAGYKVSIIPEKSTIKDMVEAIIKWVKQKQS; from the coding sequence ATGAATAAAGGTAAGGTATTTCTTGTAGGTGCAGGACCGGGAGATGCAGGATTGATTACTCTGAAGGGAATAAGAGCAATAAAGGAGGCAGACTGCATTGTTTATGATTTTCATGTAAATCCAAGACTTTTAACCTATGCAAGGAAAGATGCTGAATTCATCTATGCCGGTAAAAGAGGCGGACATCATGAGATGACTCAGGATGAGATAAACAGGGTTCTTGTTGAAAAGGCAAAGGAAGGTAAAACTGTATGCAGACTCAAAGGTGGTGATCCCTTTGTTTTCGGAAGAGGTGGTGAAGAGGTAGAGGTTCTCGTAGAAGAAGGGATTGATTTTGAGATAGTTCCAGGAATAAGCTCTGTTATAGCAGTGCCTGCCTATGCAGGAATCCCAGTTACCCATCGCAAAGTGGCATCAGCCTTTACAGTCATCACAGGTAATGAAGATCTCTCAAAGCAGGAAAGGATTTTCACGCACATAAGAGCATCAAATCAGGCTGAAACCATGATTTTTCTTATGTGTGTGAGAAATCTTGATATAATCACGAACAAACTCATTGATGAAGGATTGTCTCCACAGACACCATCAGCCATTATTCGCTGGGGAACAAGACCTGAGCAAAAAGTAATTACAGGAACAATCAAAGAGATTGCTTCACTTGCAAGGGAGCATAAAATTTCACCACCTGCAATTCTTGTTATCGGTGATGTTGTAAAATTAAGGGAAAAGTTAAACTGGTATGAAAAAAAGCCTCTTCACGGTCAGAGAATTCTCATCACAAGGCAGTTGACTGATGAGTATTTAAAGCTTGAAGACTTCGGAGCAGAACTTTTTGTTTTTCCAACAATTGATTTTTTACCTCCCCAGGATTTTACAGAACTTGACAGGGCAATAAATGAAATAGAGCTTTATAACTTTATAGTTTTTCCATCTCCAAGGGCAGTTAAGTTTTTCTTTGAGAGATTTTTGACTCTTGGCAGGGATATGAGGGATTTAAAGGGAGTTTCAGTCTGCGCAATCGGCAGGGAAACTGCAAGGAGTTTAAGAGATTTCGGTATAAATGCTGACATAGTTCCTGAGGAGTTTAACTCTGAAAGTCTTACAAAGATGTTCAAAGAGGAGATTCTTCGCTTTGCTCATGCTGACAAGATAAGAATTCTTTATCCCCGCTCTGATATTGCAATTAAAGGCTTTGTTGATGAAATGCAAGCATCTGGTATTGAAATTGACGCACCTGTTACGTACAGAACAGTAAAGCCCACAGAGCATGGCAAAAGACTTGCAAGATTTTTAAGAGAAGGCAAAATAACAATTGCAACCTTTACATCTCCTTCAAGCTTTCTGAACCTGATTGATATTCTCAAAGATGAAGTTAAGGAGTTGCTTAAGGAGGTTACAATTGCTGCAATTGGGAAAACCACAGCAAAGGCAATTGAGGATGCCGGGTACAAAGTTAGCATAATACCTGAAAAATCAACAATAAAAGATATGGTGGAGGCAATTATTAAATGGGTAAAGCAGAAGCAGTCATAG
- the hemG gene encoding protoporphyrinogen oxidase — translation MGKAEAVIVGGGISGLSLAYFLLKKKPEFDIKIIEAEKRAGGKIVTENVSGFLCEGGVNGFLSNKPSTIALAGELNIEPIKGSEDSKIRYILINGKLTKVPDSPVKFFLSSLISLSGKLRMIGEYFIPAMKEEVDETVESFVSRRVGREFYEKLIDAMSTGIYAGDPSKMSMKSCFPKVYFLEKKYGGLIKGLLALKKEKKDVKAQPETVLMSFKGGMSELIKVLENALSSRVVKGKKVVSIVKNNGFYTVYFEDGDSIEAEKVILACPAHEASEILKELDREVSDILKTIPYPPLSVVAFGFKKEQIGFGTSLYGFLIPHREKRKILGTLFDSSIFPNRAPEGYVLLRTMIGGRRAPELAMLPDEKLIDTAISELRDILHIKGAPEFIKIFRWEKAIPQYELGHEEKLRKIEQRISKFSGLYLTGNAYRGVSVNDCIENSMKLAERILL, via the coding sequence ATGGGTAAAGCAGAAGCAGTCATAGTTGGTGGAGGTATTTCAGGATTAAGCCTTGCATACTTTCTGCTTAAAAAAAAGCCTGAGTTTGACATAAAAATCATTGAAGCAGAAAAAAGAGCAGGTGGAAAAATAGTTACTGAAAATGTATCTGGTTTCTTATGCGAAGGTGGTGTAAATGGATTCCTGAGTAATAAGCCTTCAACAATTGCACTTGCAGGTGAGCTAAACATTGAACCAATAAAAGGAAGTGAGGATTCAAAAATCAGGTATATTTTGATAAATGGCAAACTTACAAAAGTTCCTGACAGTCCTGTTAAGTTTTTCCTGTCTTCACTTATTTCTCTTTCAGGAAAATTAAGAATGATAGGAGAGTATTTTATTCCAGCTATGAAAGAAGAGGTTGACGAAACAGTTGAAAGCTTTGTATCCCGAAGAGTTGGAAGGGAGTTTTATGAGAAACTCATTGATGCCATGTCAACGGGAATATATGCAGGGGACCCTTCAAAGATGAGTATGAAAAGCTGCTTTCCAAAGGTTTACTTTCTTGAAAAGAAATATGGTGGATTGATTAAAGGCTTGCTTGCATTAAAAAAGGAGAAAAAAGATGTAAAGGCACAGCCAGAGACTGTTTTAATGTCCTTCAAAGGCGGGATGTCAGAGTTGATAAAGGTGCTTGAAAATGCTCTTTCATCAAGAGTTGTAAAGGGTAAAAAGGTTGTAAGCATAGTTAAAAATAACGGCTTTTACACAGTTTATTTTGAAGACGGTGACAGTATTGAAGCTGAAAAGGTTATCCTCGCATGTCCTGCCCATGAAGCATCAGAGATATTAAAAGAACTTGATAGAGAAGTTTCAGACATACTTAAAACAATTCCGTATCCACCTTTAAGTGTTGTTGCCTTTGGTTTTAAAAAGGAACAGATAGGTTTTGGCACATCCCTTTACGGATTTTTAATTCCTCACAGAGAAAAAAGAAAGATTCTCGGTACACTTTTTGATTCAAGCATTTTCCCCAATAGAGCACCTGAAGGTTATGTTCTACTGAGAACCATGATAGGAGGCAGAAGAGCTCCGGAACTTGCAATGCTTCCCGATGAAAAGCTTATTGATACAGCCATTTCAGAGTTAAGGGATATTTTACATATAAAGGGAGCACCCGAATTTATAAAGATATTCCGATGGGAAAAGGCAATCCCCCAGTATGAACTGGGACATGAAGAAAAACTCCGGAAGATTGAGCAGAGAATTTCAAAATTTTCCGGGCTTTATCTTACAGGCAATGCTTACAGAGGTGTGAGTGTAAATGACTGCATTGAAAACTCCATGAAGCTTGCCGAGAGAATATTGTTATAA
- the mntA gene encoding type VII toxin-antitoxin system MntA family adenylyltransferase antitoxin: MQNIIEELKKALKDEKIPNLAAAYLFGSATTGKLRQDSDIDIAILPVPGISKDEVLILISHVEDIIAKKLSKSGIKKDISIINMVDRFTSILLLFSVVSQGILIYDSERFRPYRIEFQNMILREYYDFVPYYLSEMRKRYKHA, from the coding sequence ATGCAAAACATTATAGAGGAGTTGAAAAAAGCTTTAAAAGACGAGAAAATTCCTAATTTAGCAGCAGCTTATCTTTTCGGTTCTGCTACTACAGGCAAATTAAGACAAGACAGCGACATAGACATTGCTATACTTCCTGTTCCGGGTATAAGTAAGGATGAAGTTTTAATCTTAATTTCTCATGTAGAAGATATAATAGCTAAGAAACTATCCAAATCGGGCATTAAAAAAGATATCAGTATTATCAACATGGTTGATAGATTTACTTCAATCTTGCTTCTTTTTTCAGTTGTATCCCAAGGTATTTTAATCTATGATTCAGAAAGATTCAGACCATACAGGATAGAATTTCAAAATATGATACTCAGAGAATATTATGATTTTGTTCCATACTACTTGAGTGAGATGAGGAAAAGATATAAGCATGCATAG
- the hepT gene encoding type VII toxin-antitoxin system HepT family RNase toxin encodes MHRKIEYFSKIETIESSLRKLSEIIKKASTYDEYVKLWIINDAAERNLYRAIEALIDIGKILVSDKKLKIPESNREVFLVLAENNLFPTEYLELIYKMIGVRNIIVHSYDKVDDSLVYVILKKNLKDIRKILKLLQEKI; translated from the coding sequence ATGCATAGAAAAATTGAATACTTTTCAAAGATTGAAACAATAGAGAGTTCTCTCCGAAAACTATCAGAAATAATCAAAAAAGCTTCTACCTATGACGAGTATGTCAAATTATGGATCATTAATGACGCTGCAGAGAGAAATTTATATCGTGCCATTGAAGCTCTTATAGACATAGGTAAAATTCTTGTATCAGATAAAAAACTCAAAATTCCTGAGAGTAATAGAGAAGTATTTTTGGTGCTTGCTGAGAATAACCTGTTTCCAACAGAGTATCTTGAATTGATTTATAAAATGATAGGTGTGAGAAATATAATTGTTCACAGTTATGATAAAGTGGATGACTCTTTAGTATATGTGATATTAAAGAAAAATTTGAAAGACATTAGAAAAATTCTGAAACT